One region of Halomicrobium sp. LC1Hm genomic DNA includes:
- a CDS encoding alpha-glucosidase, producing the protein MSTNTLTTLEHIDREWWKEAVVYQIYPRSFNDTDGDGVGDLQGIVDKVDYIDSLGVDLVWLCPVYGSPNEDNGYDISDYHSIMDEFGDMADWERLLAELHDRDIRLIMDLVLNHTSSEHEWFQRSRRREGEYADYYYWRDGRPAAEADYDTDDGPADEVAPNNWESIFGGPAWSYVPEREQWYLHLFDENQPDLNWRNPTVRRAMKDVVSWWLDRGIDGFRMDAVSHMSKTDGLPDGDPDGTPTGIEHFSHGPRLEEYLTELSADVLSNHDITTVAEMGHTSIEQAASYLEDDAVGLDMIFQFSHMGVDGGWDPETVGEWDLTEFKRIMSERQDALADRGWDALFLGNHDQPRIVSRFGDEAAHRESASLIATFLLTMRGTPYIYQGEEIGMTNADFESLDEIDDPQTVGRVEQYIADGVADSYEELREVVNAQSRDHARTPMQWSDEAGTGFTDGEPWLKCNADYTEINVAAQRDDPASVLNQYRTLIDLRQSTDALVYGDYELLTPEDDQLYAYTRTLDDERVLVVLNWSSESATFEGSEIDAGDATVLYGNRDDPPTDPTGASLRPWEAVVYRL; encoded by the coding sequence ATGAGCACGAACACACTCACGACGCTGGAGCACATCGACCGCGAATGGTGGAAAGAGGCCGTCGTCTACCAGATCTACCCCCGAAGCTTCAACGACACCGACGGGGACGGCGTGGGCGACTTACAGGGTATCGTCGACAAGGTCGACTACATCGACTCGCTGGGCGTCGACCTCGTCTGGCTGTGCCCGGTCTATGGCTCGCCCAACGAGGACAACGGCTACGACATCAGCGACTACCACTCGATCATGGACGAGTTCGGCGACATGGCCGACTGGGAGCGCCTGCTGGCCGAACTCCACGATCGGGACATCCGGCTGATCATGGACCTCGTCCTGAACCACACGTCCAGCGAACACGAGTGGTTCCAGCGCTCGCGCCGCCGCGAGGGCGAGTACGCCGACTACTACTACTGGCGCGACGGTCGCCCGGCCGCGGAGGCCGACTACGACACCGACGACGGTCCCGCCGACGAGGTCGCCCCCAACAACTGGGAGTCGATCTTCGGCGGCCCCGCATGGAGCTACGTCCCAGAGCGCGAGCAGTGGTACCTCCACCTCTTCGACGAGAATCAGCCGGACCTCAACTGGCGGAATCCGACCGTCCGTCGGGCGATGAAAGACGTGGTCTCGTGGTGGCTCGACCGCGGGATCGACGGCTTCCGCATGGACGCGGTGTCTCACATGTCCAAGACCGACGGTCTCCCGGACGGCGACCCCGATGGCACGCCCACCGGGATCGAACACTTCAGCCACGGCCCCCGGCTGGAGGAGTACCTGACCGAGCTGTCGGCGGACGTGCTCTCGAATCACGACATCACGACCGTCGCGGAGATGGGCCACACCTCGATCGAGCAGGCCGCAAGCTACCTCGAAGACGACGCCGTCGGGCTGGACATGATCTTCCAGTTCAGCCACATGGGCGTCGACGGCGGCTGGGACCCCGAGACCGTCGGCGAGTGGGATCTCACCGAGTTCAAACGGATCATGTCCGAGCGCCAGGACGCGCTCGCGGACCGTGGCTGGGACGCCCTCTTCCTGGGCAACCACGACCAGCCCCGGATCGTCTCCCGGTTCGGCGACGAGGCCGCCCACCGCGAGTCGGCCTCGCTGATCGCGACCTTCCTGCTGACGATGCGAGGGACCCCTTACATCTACCAGGGCGAGGAGATCGGCATGACCAACGCGGACTTCGAGAGCCTCGACGAGATCGACGACCCGCAGACGGTCGGTCGCGTCGAGCAGTACATCGCCGACGGCGTCGCGGACTCCTACGAGGAGCTTCGCGAGGTCGTCAACGCCCAGAGCCGCGACCACGCCCGGACGCCGATGCAGTGGTCCGACGAGGCGGGGACGGGCTTTACCGACGGCGAACCGTGGCTCAAGTGCAACGCCGACTACACCGAGATCAACGTCGCCGCCCAGCGAGACGACCCGGCGTCGGTACTGAACCAGTACCGGACGCTGATCGACCTCCGCCAGTCGACGGACGCGCTGGTCTACGGCGACTACGAGCTACTCACGCCCGAGGACGACCAGCTCTACGCGTACACGCGGACGCTCGACGACGAACGGGTGCTCGTGGTGCTCAACTGGTCGAGCGAGTCGGCGACGTTCGAGGGCAGCGAGATCGATGCCGGCGATGCGACGGTGCTGTACGGGAATCGCGACGACCCGCCGACCGATCCCACCGGAGCGTCGCTCCGGCCGTGGGAAGCCGTCGTCTACCGGCTGTAG
- a CDS encoding ABC transporter permease: protein MSYVLKRIAQSVLTVYVVISASFGLVRLLPGGPLDYLRAQAVQQGGSDLSMSEINARIAAQTNIAVNEPMYVQYYEYMAAMLQGDFGVSTRYGDPVMSIIGPAIPWTVFLTATALFLAFTIGVSLGAFMAYREGSRFDVASTGVGLVLNSTPGYVLALLFVSYLGYRMQLFPTGGRYASELTVGFNASFLGSVLYHGALPIASMALVGFGGWALSMRGNSIRVLGEDYLRVARLRGLSTRRIAMRYVARNAILPMYTGLMIAIGTVFGGAVIIENIFAYPGVGFYLIQGINARDYPLMMGGFIIITIAMVIGITVADLTYGVLDPRAKGGGSRESY from the coding sequence ATGAGCTACGTACTGAAACGCATCGCGCAATCGGTGCTCACCGTCTACGTGGTGATCTCGGCCAGCTTCGGACTGGTCCGACTGCTGCCGGGCGGCCCGCTCGATTACCTGCGGGCCCAGGCCGTCCAGCAGGGCGGGAGTGACCTCTCGATGTCCGAGATCAACGCTCGCATCGCGGCCCAGACCAACATCGCCGTGAACGAGCCCATGTACGTCCAGTACTACGAGTACATGGCCGCGATGTTGCAGGGCGACTTCGGCGTCTCGACGCGCTACGGCGACCCCGTCATGTCGATCATCGGGCCGGCCATCCCGTGGACGGTGTTCCTGACGGCGACGGCGCTGTTCCTGGCGTTCACCATCGGCGTCTCGCTGGGCGCGTTCATGGCCTACAGAGAGGGATCGAGATTCGACGTGGCCAGTACGGGCGTCGGGCTCGTGCTGAACTCGACGCCGGGCTATGTCCTCGCACTGCTGTTCGTCTCGTATCTGGGCTACCGCATGCAGCTGTTCCCGACGGGCGGGCGGTACGCGTCGGAGCTGACCGTCGGCTTCAACGCCTCGTTCCTGGGCAGCGTCCTCTATCACGGTGCCCTGCCGATCGCCTCGATGGCGCTGGTCGGGTTCGGCGGCTGGGCGCTGTCGATGCGGGGCAACTCGATCCGCGTGCTCGGGGAGGACTACCTCCGGGTCGCACGCCTGCGGGGCCTCTCGACCCGGCGGATCGCGATGCGCTACGTCGCTCGCAACGCTATCCTGCCGATGTACACCGGGCTGATGATCGCCATCGGCACCGTCTTCGGCGGTGCGGTCATCATCGAGAACATCTTCGCCTACCCCGGCGTCGGCTTCTACCTCATCCAGGGGATCAACGCGCGGGACTACCCGCTGATGATGGGCGGGTTCATCATCATCACGATCGCGATGGTCATCGGCATCACCGTCGCAGATCTGACCTACGGCGTGCTCGATCCGCGAGCCAAGGGAGGTGGCTCTCGTGAGTCCTACTGA
- a CDS encoding TrmB family transcriptional regulator produces MDRETLKQALENADLTAYEAEAYLTLVNYGRLPAVDVAKKSDVPTSQVYDTLRSLESKGFVETIDQDQLHAEPSDPVEILRHLRERGELFTDAAEELEDRWEQPDLNDHRVGVVKHAETVLEHVRTQVRDANTAVEVALTADQFESLRGELKSAAKRGVIVHVAIYYESDLDERSTSWDVSMTNLEIRVVKIPGPFLAVLDRSRSYFAPNSRATENYGILINDNILSFINHWYFQTCLWYSWDPLVPNHELPKPYVSLKEFIREIAPLYHDGANIAVTVSGIDIETEEFRTVTGAVTDIDYPNEVRDGSPSLEQLSTYAVVTLTTGEEVVSIGGWGAVYEDLEAQKITLEAISFDYPGQS; encoded by the coding sequence ATGGATCGAGAAACGCTCAAGCAAGCGCTGGAAAATGCAGATCTCACGGCCTACGAGGCCGAAGCGTACTTGACGCTCGTCAACTACGGTCGTCTGCCTGCTGTGGACGTCGCAAAGAAGTCAGACGTGCCAACGTCCCAGGTGTACGATACGCTCCGCTCGCTGGAGTCGAAGGGGTTCGTCGAGACGATCGACCAGGATCAGTTGCACGCTGAACCGTCGGATCCCGTCGAAATCCTCAGACACCTGCGTGAACGCGGAGAGTTGTTCACGGACGCCGCCGAAGAACTGGAAGACCGCTGGGAGCAACCAGACCTCAACGACCATCGGGTCGGCGTCGTCAAGCACGCCGAGACGGTGCTCGAACACGTCCGGACACAGGTACGGGACGCGAACACCGCCGTGGAAGTCGCGTTGACCGCCGATCAGTTCGAATCACTGCGGGGAGAGCTGAAGTCGGCCGCCAAACGCGGTGTGATCGTTCACGTCGCGATCTATTACGAGTCCGATCTCGACGAGCGGAGCACGTCGTGGGACGTCTCGATGACGAACCTCGAAATCCGCGTCGTGAAGATACCCGGTCCTTTCCTCGCAGTGCTCGATCGGAGTCGGTCGTACTTTGCTCCGAACTCGCGGGCGACGGAGAACTACGGTATCCTCATCAACGACAACATTCTCTCCTTTATCAACCACTGGTACTTCCAGACCTGTCTCTGGTACTCGTGGGACCCGTTAGTGCCGAACCACGAACTGCCGAAACCCTACGTCAGCCTCAAGGAATTTATCCGAGAGATCGCGCCGCTGTACCACGACGGCGCGAATATCGCCGTGACCGTCTCGGGCATCGATATAGAGACCGAAGAGTTCAGGACGGTCACCGGTGCAGTCACAGACATCGACTACCCCAACGAGGTCCGTGATGGCTCGCCGTCGCTCGAACAGCTCTCGACGTACGCAGTGGTGACGCTCACGACGGGTGAAGAGGTGGTCTCCATCGGTGGATGGGGCGCGGTGTACGAGGATCTCGAAGCCCAGAAGATCACCCTGGAAGCGATCTCGTTCGACTATCCCGGTCAGTCGTAA
- a CDS encoding alpha-glucosidase produces the protein MSETAKRVRADRQWWKEAVVYQIYPKSFFDSDGDGIGDLAGITEKVDYLDALGVDAVWLCPVYDSPQADNGYDISDYRSIFDTYGDLADWERLLSELHDRDIRLVMDLVVNHTSSEHEWFQRSRRGEGEYADYYHWRDGRPAAEADYDTDDGPADEVAPNNWESIFGGPAWAYDEEREQWYLHLFDESQPDLNWEHEAVREDVYEMMGWWLDRGIDGFRMDVINLVSKTPGLPDGDPDGGLVGAEHFMNGPKVHDYLSELVAEAIPDDDILTVGETPGASVEDAQRFVGEDGLSMVFQFEHVNVGHEGDKWSLEDYSLVELKESLARWQNGLADEGWNSLYLSNHDQPRTVSRFGDDGQYRDRSAKLLGTLLYTLQGTPFVYQGQEIGMTNAPFESKSELRDVESINFVEEAIESGTAESYEDVRDAVETVGRDNARTPMQWSDDENAGFTDGEPWLKVNPNYDAINVEQARADPDSVWHYYRELGDLRADRDLLVYGTFDLLAPDDEQVFAYTRTLADERALVVLNVSAQAATFAVPDDAGDGLELAIANVNAPETPGSTVELDPYEARVYLTPADSTDRPTTTNSDST, from the coding sequence GTGAGCGAGACAGCCAAGCGGGTGCGAGCCGACCGCCAGTGGTGGAAAGAGGCCGTCGTCTACCAGATCTACCCGAAGAGCTTCTTCGACAGCGACGGCGACGGGATCGGTGACCTCGCTGGCATCACCGAGAAGGTCGACTACCTCGACGCGCTCGGGGTCGACGCGGTCTGGCTCTGTCCCGTCTACGACTCGCCACAGGCCGACAACGGCTACGACATCAGCGACTACCGGTCGATCTTCGACACGTACGGCGACCTGGCCGACTGGGAGCGCCTCCTGTCCGAACTCCACGACAGGGACATCAGGCTCGTCATGGATCTCGTCGTCAACCACACGTCCAGCGAACACGAGTGGTTCCAGCGCTCGCGCCGTGGCGAGGGCGAGTACGCCGACTACTACCACTGGCGCGACGGTCGCCCGGCCGCGGAGGCCGACTACGACACCGACGACGGCCCCGCCGACGAGGTCGCCCCCAACAACTGGGAGTCGATCTTCGGCGGCCCCGCGTGGGCCTACGACGAGGAACGCGAGCAGTGGTACCTCCACCTCTTCGACGAGAGCCAGCCGGACCTCAACTGGGAGCATGAGGCCGTCCGCGAGGACGTGTACGAGATGATGGGCTGGTGGCTCGACCGCGGGATCGACGGGTTCCGCATGGACGTGATCAACCTCGTCTCGAAGACGCCGGGGCTTCCGGACGGCGACCCCGACGGTGGCCTCGTCGGCGCAGAGCACTTCATGAACGGGCCCAAGGTCCACGACTACCTCTCGGAGCTGGTCGCCGAAGCCATCCCGGACGACGACATTCTCACCGTCGGCGAGACGCCGGGGGCGAGCGTCGAGGACGCCCAGCGGTTCGTCGGCGAGGACGGCCTCTCGATGGTGTTCCAGTTCGAGCACGTCAACGTCGGCCACGAGGGCGACAAGTGGTCGCTGGAGGACTACTCGCTGGTCGAACTCAAAGAGAGTCTGGCACGCTGGCAGAACGGACTGGCCGACGAGGGGTGGAACAGCCTCTACCTGAGCAACCACGACCAGCCCCGGACCGTCTCTCGGTTCGGCGACGACGGGCAGTATCGCGACCGTTCGGCGAAGCTGCTCGGGACGCTGCTGTACACGCTCCAGGGGACGCCGTTCGTCTACCAGGGCCAGGAGATCGGCATGACAAACGCCCCCTTCGAGTCGAAGTCCGAGCTGCGAGACGTGGAGTCGATCAACTTCGTCGAGGAGGCCATCGAGAGCGGCACGGCCGAGAGCTACGAGGACGTACGCGACGCCGTCGAGACCGTCGGCCGCGACAACGCCCGCACGCCGATGCAGTGGTCCGACGACGAGAACGCCGGCTTCACCGACGGCGAACCGTGGCTCAAGGTCAACCCCAACTACGACGCGATCAACGTCGAGCAGGCACGCGCCGACCCGGACTCGGTGTGGCACTACTACCGCGAGCTCGGCGACCTCCGCGCGGACCGGGACCTGCTCGTCTACGGCACGTTCGACTTGCTCGCGCCCGACGACGAACAGGTGTTTGCCTACACCCGGACGCTGGCCGACGAGCGCGCGCTCGTCGTCCTCAACGTCTCGGCGCAGGCGGCCACGTTCGCGGTCCCCGACGACGCTGGCGACGGCCTCGAACTCGCGATTGCGAACGTGAACGCCCCCGAAACGCCCGGCAGCACCGTCGAACTCGATCCCTACGAGGCGCGCGTCTATCTGACGCCCGCGGATAGCACCGACCGACCGACGACCACGAACTCCGATTCGACATGA
- a CDS encoding ABC transporter substrate-binding protein, which yields MANNHTDHEHQSILSRRRFVSGVSLAGIAGLAGCGGQQAQQTATEASGDGGDETDADPTDSETATEVQATSEAQRKIQELAYITNQTLPVLPVMEKLAQSFQSTDDWNVPGADSDAVQTYWPTEWLPREGQWTATDDSDDDRLTFAQWAVPQDSQYNPWNGQNYGEARRLMFDRFMKYNLATQEYTGYAIQDWEVGEETVSLTVREGLTWHNGDDVTATDVANQVKLDIYNGGSLGNFVAPEDMGAVSDRVTTVDESTVEITLAEPASETILLAYLQPKRLTAHDDSYGEFVTALDEAADEDERASALSDLTNDTTPEPVGCGPFQFEDADSQRTLVSKYEDHPDADNINVPEAEYLYKPQNQGRWNSLINNETDGSATLFMPQNRLNQLPDSMQVSLIPRHWGMGLMFNFEEEPVDDVRVRKAIAHVVNRENAALNSGAGTKSKLAVTYPSGLTGEFNNQIEGGWLEGVVDEFETYGPGESQTEAAASLLRDAGYEKQNGTWQKDGEPLELPIKGPSGFSDWVTGVETIVSNLKDFGIKAESIMLDNSTYWGSDYSNGDFVVGLQGWASYDHSYPYFHFDWIFNSWDAKNAWNLPGEFESPILHDEERDSETVTPVDIVDELSTANQ from the coding sequence ATGGCGAATAATCATACCGATCACGAGCACCAGTCGATACTCTCCCGTCGCCGTTTCGTCAGCGGCGTCAGCCTGGCCGGCATCGCCGGCCTCGCGGGCTGTGGCGGACAGCAGGCCCAGCAGACGGCGACCGAGGCGTCCGGTGACGGCGGCGACGAGACCGACGCGGACCCGACCGACAGCGAGACCGCGACCGAGGTCCAGGCCACCAGCGAGGCCCAGCGCAAGATCCAGGAACTGGCCTACATCACGAACCAGACGCTGCCGGTCCTACCGGTCATGGAGAAGCTCGCCCAGTCGTTCCAGTCGACCGACGACTGGAACGTGCCCGGTGCCGACAGCGACGCGGTCCAGACGTACTGGCCCACAGAGTGGCTCCCGCGGGAGGGTCAGTGGACGGCGACGGACGACTCCGACGACGACCGCCTGACCTTCGCACAGTGGGCAGTCCCCCAGGACTCGCAGTACAACCCCTGGAACGGGCAAAACTACGGCGAAGCCCGTCGGCTGATGTTCGATCGGTTCATGAAGTACAACCTCGCGACCCAGGAGTACACTGGCTACGCCATCCAGGACTGGGAAGTCGGCGAGGAGACGGTCTCGCTCACCGTCCGCGAGGGGCTGACCTGGCACAACGGCGACGACGTCACCGCGACGGACGTGGCCAACCAGGTCAAGCTCGACATCTACAACGGCGGTTCCCTGGGTAACTTCGTCGCGCCCGAGGACATGGGCGCGGTGTCGGACCGGGTCACGACGGTCGACGAGTCGACAGTCGAGATCACGCTGGCCGAACCCGCGAGCGAGACGATCCTGCTCGCGTACCTCCAGCCCAAGCGCCTCACCGCCCACGACGACTCCTACGGGGAGTTCGTCACCGCACTCGACGAGGCCGCCGATGAGGACGAGCGCGCGTCGGCGCTCAGCGACCTCACCAACGACACGACCCCCGAACCGGTCGGCTGTGGCCCCTTCCAGTTCGAGGACGCCGACAGCCAGCGCACGCTGGTGTCCAAGTACGAGGACCACCCGGACGCGGACAACATCAACGTCCCCGAGGCCGAGTATCTCTACAAGCCACAGAACCAGGGGCGCTGGAACTCGCTGATCAACAACGAGACCGACGGGTCCGCGACGCTGTTCATGCCCCAGAACCGGCTGAACCAGCTGCCCGACTCGATGCAGGTCAGTCTCATCCCGCGTCACTGGGGGATGGGGCTGATGTTCAACTTCGAGGAAGAGCCCGTCGACGATGTCCGGGTCCGCAAGGCGATCGCCCACGTCGTCAACCGCGAGAACGCGGCGCTCAACTCCGGTGCGGGCACCAAGTCCAAGCTCGCGGTCACCTACCCCAGCGGACTGACAGGCGAGTTCAACAACCAGATCGAGGGCGGCTGGCTCGAGGGCGTCGTCGACGAGTTCGAGACCTACGGTCCGGGCGAGTCCCAGACCGAAGCGGCCGCGTCACTGCTTCGCGACGCCGGCTACGAGAAACAGAACGGCACCTGGCAGAAGGACGGCGAGCCCCTCGAACTGCCGATCAAGGGGCCGTCGGGCTTCTCGGACTGGGTGACCGGCGTCGAGACGATCGTCTCGAACCTCAAGGACTTCGGTATCAAGGCCGAGTCCATCATGCTCGACAACTCCACGTACTGGGGGAGTGACTACTCCAACGGCGACTTCGTCGTCGGACTCCAGGGATGGGCCTCCTACGACCACTCGTACCCGTACTTCCACTTCGACTGGATCTTCAACAGCTGGGACGCCAAGAACGCCTGGAACCTCCCAGGCGAGTTCGAATCGCCGATCCTCCACGACGAGGAACGCGACAGCGAGACCGTCACACCCGTCGACATCGTCGACGAGCTGTCGACAGCCAACCAGTAG